Proteins encoded in a region of the Mucilaginibacter sabulilitoris genome:
- a CDS encoding sensor histidine kinase: MNRNFLYRMIVLGWMAWLCLMQVHPVFAQKYTFAHYDIEDGLIQSQVNKFGMDKDHRLWIATFGGACRFDGKDFTGYSRQNGLPNNYVSTVFSDKEGRTWFGTINGLGMLYNGKIKNYSSADASKNNVVTNIAQDGAGNIWVVIRFSLFKIVGDKMQPALLDDSVRVTTIAVDNTGKLYAALYKKGIYCLTGNKWSCSTPFNAQYEHIVVKKILFDKFDKHKVYLLAKNGLYYISGNQLMPYAPKQMATVKGQLLCLAQDAYRDLWIGTDNGAYCIDNDDYEIIHYNSSNGLTDNSIADIYNDADNNLWLGSLGNGVYRCEGNKYVTFDGSQGMPDSKIVMGLTKDWNGDILLGADGGGLIRYDGKKLTDIATPVTPKYLKGIQCLYTDKNKTTWIATSMAGLWQYDQKGFRLIKGSEDIGFNGITADSSGVIWLATSAGACYYEKGTLKQLSGISEFASSLVVSGRDSVFIGTQNGIVLSVNKKVVNTFSQNSFKNSAILAMIRYRGLMLIGTDDRGLFVWDMKNGHVKNYTTHDGLKANAIYSLLTDEQGKLWIGTGKGVNRMQFDANNQRFTVIDNTGSKEPIFETNQNAILYKDHQVWVGTTKSVMVYNTRVKMQPSPPPHILIENVKLMPQIGSNTDTNYTYLTNKARLNYNQNHLAISFMGIYLKNPDGVSYRYKLVGLDSSFCAPVKNNIVEYPSLPPGKYTFKVKAISPDGKLSAGTASFSFEIVPPFYKTLTFQISAVLFFVLIGFGLQNVWHHNKIQRQQVIEAMKQEEKIKIRQQTAEDFHDDLGNKLTRISILSEILNAKIDQSKSDQRGLVEQIKQNAAALYNGTKDILWALDPKSDNLYETLMHIKEIGAELFQDMPAEFEFEGIDESLQQIKLPMEYSRNITMIFKESLNNVLKHSEASHVALQWTYSDKNEVSVRLTDDGKGFTCETITKGHGMHNIKARAKRINAELLIVSREGKGTSVELKFRKNAAA; the protein is encoded by the coding sequence TTGAACAGGAATTTTTTATACCGGATGATTGTGCTTGGGTGGATGGCCTGGCTTTGTTTGATGCAGGTTCACCCGGTTTTTGCCCAAAAATATACGTTTGCACATTATGATATTGAGGATGGACTGATACAATCGCAGGTGAATAAGTTTGGGATGGATAAAGATCACCGCTTATGGATAGCCACATTTGGCGGCGCCTGCCGTTTTGATGGGAAGGATTTTACAGGCTATTCCAGGCAAAACGGTTTGCCTAATAATTATGTAAGCACCGTTTTTTCTGACAAGGAAGGGCGTACCTGGTTTGGTACCATTAATGGGCTGGGTATGCTTTATAATGGAAAAATTAAAAATTATAGTTCGGCAGATGCTTCAAAAAATAATGTGGTTACCAATATAGCCCAGGATGGGGCAGGAAATATCTGGGTGGTGATACGTTTTAGCTTGTTTAAAATTGTGGGCGATAAAATGCAGCCGGCATTACTTGATGACAGTGTTAGGGTAACTACCATAGCGGTAGACAATACCGGAAAACTTTATGCAGCCCTATATAAGAAGGGTATATATTGTTTAACCGGCAATAAGTGGTCATGCTCAACTCCCTTTAATGCGCAATATGAACATATTGTAGTAAAAAAGATATTGTTCGACAAATTTGATAAACACAAAGTATACCTTTTAGCCAAGAACGGACTTTATTACATTAGCGGTAACCAATTAATGCCTTATGCTCCTAAACAAATGGCAACAGTAAAAGGACAGTTGCTCTGTTTGGCACAGGATGCTTACCGTGATTTATGGATTGGTACCGATAATGGCGCGTACTGCATTGATAATGATGATTATGAAATAATTCACTACAATTCGTCTAACGGGCTTACTGATAACTCCATAGCCGATATATATAACGATGCTGATAATAACTTATGGCTGGGTAGTTTGGGTAACGGCGTGTATCGCTGCGAGGGGAATAAATATGTAACCTTTGACGGTTCGCAGGGTATGCCCGATTCAAAAATAGTAATGGGGCTTACCAAAGATTGGAACGGTGATATTTTATTGGGTGCCGATGGGGGTGGGTTAATACGGTACGATGGCAAAAAACTAACCGACATTGCTACCCCGGTAACGCCAAAATATTTAAAAGGGATACAATGCCTGTACACCGATAAAAATAAAACCACCTGGATAGCAACCAGCATGGCCGGGTTATGGCAATATGATCAAAAAGGTTTCAGGTTAATAAAAGGAAGTGAGGATATAGGCTTTAATGGCATTACCGCCGATAGCAGTGGCGTAATATGGTTAGCTACATCAGCCGGTGCATGTTATTACGAAAAAGGGACTTTGAAACAATTGAGCGGAATTTCAGAATTTGCATCGTCATTGGTAGTAAGCGGTCGCGATTCGGTGTTCATAGGTACGCAAAATGGAATTGTACTATCGGTAAATAAAAAGGTAGTAAACACGTTTAGTCAAAATTCATTTAAAAACTCCGCTATTCTGGCTATGATCAGGTACAGGGGCTTGATGCTGATTGGCACTGATGATCGTGGTTTGTTTGTCTGGGATATGAAAAACGGGCATGTGAAAAATTATACAACCCATGATGGCCTTAAAGCCAATGCCATATACAGCCTGCTGACCGATGAACAGGGTAAACTTTGGATAGGCACGGGTAAAGGAGTAAACAGGATGCAGTTTGATGCCAATAACCAACGGTTTACAGTTATTGATAATACGGGTTCAAAAGAACCTATATTTGAAACTAATCAAAATGCCATTCTTTACAAAGATCACCAGGTTTGGGTAGGTACCACCAAATCAGTAATGGTTTATAATACACGGGTAAAAATGCAGCCATCACCACCGCCGCATATACTTATTGAAAATGTAAAACTAATGCCACAGATAGGCAGTAATACCGACACTAATTACACCTACTTAACCAATAAGGCACGGTTAAATTATAACCAAAACCATTTGGCAATTTCTTTTATGGGTATTTATTTAAAAAATCCAGATGGCGTGTCATACCGTTATAAGCTTGTTGGTTTGGACAGTAGTTTCTGTGCGCCGGTAAAAAACAATATTGTGGAGTACCCGTCGCTGCCTCCGGGTAAATATACCTTTAAAGTTAAGGCTATAAGCCCCGATGGTAAGCTATCAGCCGGAACGGCCAGTTTTAGCTTTGAAATTGTTCCGCCATTTTATAAAACCCTTACCTTTCAAATATCAGCGGTTTTATTTTTTGTTTTAATAGGGTTTGGGCTGCAGAATGTATGGCACCATAACAAAATACAACGGCAGCAGGTTATTGAGGCCATGAAACAGGAGGAGAAAATAAAGATAAGGCAGCAAACAGCTGAAGATTTTCACGACGATCTTGGTAATAAACTCACCCGTATATCCATACTTTCCGAAATTCTGAACGCAAAGATTGATCAGAGTAAATCCGATCAGCGTGGTCTTGTTGAGCAGATTAAGCAAAATGCCGCTGCGCTTTACAATGGCACTAAAGACATTTTATGGGCTCTTGACCCCAAAAGCGATAACTTATACGAAACATTGATGCATATTAAAGAAATTGGCGCCGAACTTTTTCAGGATATGCCTGCCGAGTTTGAGTTTGAAGGTATTGATGAAAGCTTACAGCAGATTAAGTTGCCTATGGAATATAGCCGCAATATTACGATGATATTTAAGGAATCGTTAAATAATGTACTTAAACATTCTGAAGCCAGCCATGTTGCATTGCAATGGACATATTCTGATAAAAATGAGGTGAGCGTGCGCTTAACTGACGATGGCAAGGGCTTTACTTGTGAAACCATTACAAAAGGCCACGGTATGCATAATATAAAAGCAAGGGCTAAACGTATAAATGCCGAGTTGCTTATTGTTTCACGAGAGGGAAAGGGTACATCTGTTGAATTGAAGTTCAGAAAAAATGCTGCGGCCTAA
- a CDS encoding response regulator transcription factor, which yields MERNIKITIIEDDETIRNGYAYLIGATEGYEVVSTYCSYDEAAKKIAIDRPEVILLDIELPGTNGVDAIPKLKKLLPQCFILILTVYESEKLIFNALANGASGYLTKNAPSAKIVESIKEVKEGGGPMSINIAKLVIRSFQKNQESPLSKRETQILELIGDGKSRSQIAKDLFIDLETVRSHIKNIYVKLDVNSRADAIKMAKQNKLI from the coding sequence ATGGAACGTAATATAAAAATAACCATTATTGAGGATGACGAAACCATTAGAAACGGTTACGCCTACTTAATTGGCGCTACAGAAGGGTACGAAGTGGTAAGTACATATTGCTCTTATGACGAGGCTGCCAAAAAAATTGCTATCGACCGTCCGGAGGTTATATTGTTGGATATCGAACTTCCCGGTACCAATGGGGTTGATGCCATTCCCAAATTAAAAAAGCTGCTGCCGCAATGCTTTATACTGATATTAACAGTTTATGAATCAGAGAAATTAATATTCAATGCACTGGCCAACGGCGCATCGGGTTATTTAACCAAAAACGCACCATCGGCCAAGATAGTTGAATCAATTAAGGAGGTAAAAGAGGGTGGGGGCCCAATGAGCATCAATATTGCCAAGCTGGTGATCCGTTCGTTTCAAAAAAACCAGGAGTCGCCCCTGTCAAAGCGCGAAACGCAGATACTTGAACTCATAGGAGATGGTAAAAGCCGCAGTCAAATTGCCAAGGATTTGTTCATAGATCTGGAAACCGTACGCAGTCATATCAAAAATATATATGTTAAATTGGATGTGAACTCCCGGGCCGACGCTATAAAAATGGCCAAGCAGAACAAGCTGATCTGA
- a CDS encoding AraC family transcriptional regulator — MDFKHFLPSPVLSAYVKHYYIFESDSDTEFEDTVFPSGDMEAIFNLGEGIWESAVGDEYLKTPKIELWGQITKPLPIKSKGRHTMLGIKFFTHSAAYFFNDEIGVFNDHIFDLGDILGSPVKTLHAQLLETKDQLKRIELVEFFLLKRLTGNQKKSFKVDKVANILTSIKKNPAENNLGNIATKHGITPRYLHKLIYQHTGLSPTSFNKINRFQFSLKLIAKNEMPLTSVAYSSGYFDQSHFIRDFKSFTGVTPSAYLENITPVNQLLMQ; from the coding sequence ATGGATTTTAAGCATTTTCTCCCATCGCCTGTTTTAAGCGCATATGTAAAGCACTATTATATCTTTGAATCAGATTCAGATACTGAATTTGAAGATACCGTATTTCCGAGCGGAGATATGGAAGCCATTTTCAATCTTGGCGAGGGTATATGGGAGTCGGCAGTTGGAGACGAATACTTGAAAACACCCAAAATAGAACTATGGGGCCAGATCACAAAACCCCTGCCTATAAAATCAAAGGGCAGGCATACCATGCTGGGTATTAAATTTTTCACCCATTCGGCGGCATATTTTTTCAATGATGAGATTGGGGTATTTAATGACCATATTTTTGATCTGGGTGATATTTTAGGCAGCCCGGTAAAAACATTACATGCCCAACTTTTAGAAACAAAAGATCAACTCAAAAGAATAGAGCTGGTTGAGTTTTTTTTGTTAAAAAGGTTAACAGGTAACCAAAAAAAATCATTCAAGGTTGATAAGGTGGCGAACATTTTAACAAGCATAAAGAAAAACCCGGCAGAAAATAACCTGGGGAATATTGCAACAAAACATGGTATTACACCTCGCTATCTGCATAAATTAATCTATCAGCATACAGGTCTTTCTCCAACATCATTTAATAAAATAAACCGTTTTCAGTTTAGCCTTAAGCTTATTGCTAAAAATGAAATGCCTTTAACCTCTGTTGCTTACAGCAGCGGTTATTTTGATCAATCGCACTTTATAAGAGATTTTAAATCATTTACCGGGGTTACTCCATCTGCTTATCTGGAAAACATAACACCCGTTAACCAGCTATTGATGCAATAA